In Kryptolebias marmoratus isolate JLee-2015 linkage group LG4, ASM164957v2, whole genome shotgun sequence, the following proteins share a genomic window:
- the LOC108240344 gene encoding G0/G1 switch protein 2, which yields MESMQELIPFAKELLSQKPTRNLLKVYMLGSVFAVLGTAIGLVETLFHPFSSGEPLDAEMFLLMAREQREAEAQTNLGAEGEEEEREEELAQESKAKTHNCVPTKTHKLSQRSPANRLHAS from the coding sequence ATGGAGAGCATGCAGGAGCTGATCCCCTTCGCCAAAGAGCTGCTCAGTCAGAAACCAACTCGGAACCTGCTGAAAGTCTACATGCTGGGCTCCGTGTTCGCAGTGCTGGGCACGGCCATCGGACTGGTGGAGACCCTGTTCCACCCCTTCTCCTCCGGGGAGCCACTAGATGCAGAGATGTTCCTTCTGATGGCCCGAGAGCAGAGAGAAGCTGAGGCACAAACCAACCTGGGAgctgagggggaggaggaggagcgggaaGAGGAGCTAGCTCAAGAAAGCAAGGCCAAGACCCATAATTGTGTCCCAACCAAGACTCATAAACTGAGCCAGCGGAGCCCGGCCAACCGCCTGCATGCTTCTTAA
- the LOC108240365 gene encoding laminin subunit beta-3: MRILVLVAAIAAVSQAQNDCSRGACYPPIGDLLLGRSYLLRASSTCGLTGSEVYCTPYQQWRMKCCPCDSRNPNGQLAHTVQEVLATSGPDRWWQSKKGVNPVTLQFDLNSLFQLDNLLLNFKGPRPQAMVIERSVNNGQTWEPALYLATDCQKAFPGVPTTMPLTLDQTYCHTLPLHSDLYQDERIEFSPLRQYLAALAPNSQKLEERSGFTGLRVRMTELGEVPHLPGRSLSRFYALKEMRVMGSCMCHGHANRCLPEEYNNALSNTIQVNPQCDCRHNTVGVNCERCADLYNDLPWRSAEERNTHACKRCECNNHAQRCRFDLQVYEASGRTSGGVCEGCMHHTTGPKCDQCAPGYQPNPRSRMDRPDACIRCICSAEGTVNGGQCEDSSGSCQCKVNVEALRCDRCKRGYYGLSQSNPLGCSRCSCSPDGSMSDVCDPLTGQCPCRPHFHGRTCDVCSKGYWKPFLSTRCEPCGCEPTTSNSDTCDQLTGQCECRPGFGGRTCSDCPDNTYGNPFIRCQPCQCDAEGTLPGVCDKQTGACLCRPGVTGSRCDLCRPGHCYSFPACELCPSCFFTLDSQRKNISLTLEKLILRFPTVPGGDGNFGSRIQVLEASLKQIRDSISRPPNTITPFDDALFQLVKLRDDLDKVDNDLPAIVETPDLESKLNELQALLDSLALIYKVKKDAVENSTDPNNSGAFTTIKNAYKNSTDAAKKVTTATNKVEEATDLREQTKDIQSRVQETNIRDLNQLNQSMALQPDLTPAAKQVCGSVRSEPCTPLQCEAGDLCPPEGTPPCEKGTNCVGALPLSNKANADVNNVKDRLNKLSAKMTEAAEMLQKTQETTNQVRQSTMDLSNNMKEARDQLEEELNETRNIVKELKDFLSDPSSNLTQIKDVSDWILNAKLPLSLDTLKKKLEELKNLAANLPNSTAVLKEAEPQLETAKKLLQEAQDARDKALGVRANVSRLDEVLESSDDALSDLEKRLQESMSSTENLTETLTQVKNQLSPAEKALDDVSALLKPMKSQLGDLKELLKNGLQKAEDAEKNADKANEDAAAANQDLLTLEKQFNDLKDKGTTGGGGEAGPIADRLAKLQDSAGTLANTTENMMNALEGKADSLQKLQNEILEKSEKLKGLDTKLKDLLAKIQDKAKILNSCQA, translated from the exons ATGAGAATACTTGTACTGGTAGCTG CGATAGCAGCAGTATCTCAGGCCCAGAATGACTGCTCTCGGGGGGCATGTTACCCCCCCATCGGAGACCTCCTGCTGGGCAGATCTTACCTGCTCCGAGCCTCCTCCACCTGCGGCCTCACCGGCTCCGAGGTCTACTGCACCCCCTACCAACAG TGGAGGATGAAGTGCTGCCCGTGTGACTCCAGGAACCCAAACGGTCAGCTGGCCCACACAGTCCAGGAAGTCCTGGCAACATCTGGACCAGACAGATGGTGGCAGTCCAAGAAAG GAGTAAATCCAGTCACGCTCCAGTTTGACCTCAACAGCTTGTTCCAGCTTGACAACCTTCTACTCAACTTCAAG GGTCCTCGTCCTCAAGCCATGGTGATAGAGAGGTCTGTGAATAATGGTCAGACGTGGGAACCCGCTCTCTACTTAGCCACAGACTGTCAGAAAGCTTTTCCTGGTGTCCCGACAACGATGCCTCTTACTCTGGACCAGACATACTGCCACACCCTACCCCTTCACTCTGACCTGTACCAGGATGAGAGG ATTGAGTTCAGTCCACTGCGTCAGTATCTGGCTGCCCTAGCTCCCAACAGCCAAAAACTAGAAG AGAGGTCAGGGTTCACGGGGCTCCGGGTCAGGATGACTGAGCTGGGCGAGGTGCCACATCTACCAGGGAGGTCTCTCAGCAGATTCTATGCGCTAAAGGAGATGAGGGTGATGGGCAGCTGTATGTGCCATGGACACGCCAACCGATGTCTGCCAGAGGAATACAACAACGCACTCTCCAACACCATCCAG GTGAACCCTCAGTGTGACTGCAGGCACAACACAGTTGGTGTGAACTGTGAGCGCTGTGCTGACCTCTACAATGATCTTCCCTGGAGATCTGCAGAGGAGCGCAACACTCATGCCTGCAAAA GGTGTGAGTGTAACAACCATGCCCAGCGCTGTCGCTTTGACCTGCAAGTATATGAGGCAAGTGGGAGGACAAGTGGAGGGGTGTGTGAGGGGTGTATGCACCACACCACAGGGCCAAAGTGTGACCAGTGTGCCCCAGGATACCAGCCAAACCCTCGCAGCCGAATGGACCGACCTGATGCGTGCATAC GCTGTATTTGCAGTGCTGAAGGGACAGTGAATGGGGGCCAGTGTGAGGACAGCTCAGGCTCCTGTCAGTGCAAAGTGAACGTGGAGGCTCTCCGCTGTGACCGCTGTAAGAGAGGATACTACGGCCTGAGTCAGTCCAACCCTTTGGGCTGCAGCA GATGTTCCTGTTCCCCAGATGGCTCCATGTCAGATGTGTGTGACCCTCTGACCGGTCAGTGTCCCTGTCGCCCCCACTTTCATGGTCGCACCTGTGATGTGTGTTCAAAAGGCTACTGGAAACCATTCCTATCAACTCGCTGTGAGCCCTGTGGCTGTGAGCCCACCACATCAAACAGTGACACCTGTGACCAG ctGACAGGTCAGTGTGAGTGTAGACCAGGCTTTGGAGGCCGGACCTGTTCTGACTGTCCAGACAACACATATGGAAACCCTTTCATCAGATGTCAAC CATGTCAGTGTGATGCAGAGGGAACTCTTCCAGGAGTGTGTGATAAGCAGACAGGGGCGTGTTTGTGTCGGCCAGGCGTCACTGGGTCTCGTTGTGACTTGTGCCGCCCTGGACACTGTTACTCTTTCCCTGCCTGTGAACTCTGTCCCTCCTGTTTCTTTACCCTGGACTCCCAGAGAAAAAACATCAGCTTAACTCTGGAAAAACTTATTCTCAGATTCCCCACTGTTCCTGGAGGTGATGGGAATTTTGGGTCACGCATCCAGGTCCTTGAGGCTAGCCTGAAACAGATCAGGGACTCTATTTCCCGTCCACCCAACACTATTACACCATTTGATGATGCTTTATTCCAGCTTGTTAAACTCAG GGACGATCTGGACAAGGTTGATAATGATCTTCCAGCCATCGTTGAAACTCCCGACTTGGAGTCTAAACTGAACGAACTGCAGGCTCTGCTTGACAGCCTGGCTTTGATATATAAAGTCAAGAAAGACGCTGTGGAGAACTCCACAGATCCCAACAATTCAG GAGCATTTACTACCATCAAGAATGCTTATAAAAACTCAACAGACGCAGCCAAGAAAGTGACTACTGCCACAAATAAAGTTGAGGAGGCAACTGATCTCAGAGAACAGACAAAAGACATTCAGAGCCGAGTACAAGAAACTAACATTAGAGACCTGAATCAACTGAACCAAAGCATGGCGTTGCAGCCAGACCTCACTCCTGCTGCTAAACAG GTATGTGGAAGTGTTCGATCAGAGCCTTGTACTCCTCTCCAGTGTGAGGCAGGGGATTTATGCCCCCCGGAGGGAACTCCTCCTTGTGAAAAGGGAACAAACTGTGTTGGTGCTCTGCCTTTGAGCAACAAGGCCAATGCTGATGTCAACAATGTAAAGGATCGACTGAACAAGCTATCTGCAAAGATGACAGAGGCTGCAGAGATG cttcaaaaaacacaagagacaACAAATCAAGTTCGACAGTCAACAATGGACCTGTCAAACAACATGAAGGAGGCCAGAGATCAGCTCGAAGAAGAATTAAATGAGACGCGCAATATTGTGAAAGAACTCAAAGACTTCCTGTCAG ACCCATCCTCCAACCTGACTCAGATCAAGGATGTGAGTGACTGGATCCTGAATGCCAAACTGCCCCTCAGCCTGGATAcactaaaaaagaaactggaggagctgaagaatcTGGCAGCAAATTTACCAAACAGCACAGCTGTGCTGAAGGAGGCTGAGCCCCAACTGGAAACAGCCAAAAAACTACTGCAGGAGGCCCAGGATGCCAG GGACAAGGCACTGGGAGTGAGGGCTAATGTGAGCAGACTGGATGAAGTCTTAGAATCATCTGACGATGCCCTCTCTGACCTGGAGAAAAGACTGCAAGAAAGCATGAGTTCCACAGAAAACCTGACTGAAACCTTGACACAA GTCAAGAACCAGTTGAGCCCAGCAGAGAAAGCTCTGGATGATGTATCGGCACTGCTAAAGCCAATGAAATCCCAACTGGGTGACCTGAAGGAACTGCTGAAGAATGGACTCCAGAAGGCAGAGGATGCAGAGAAAAATGCAGACAAGGCTAATGAAGATGCAGCTGCAGCAAATCAG GATCTGCTGACTCTGGAGAAACAATTCAATGATCTTAAAGATAAAGGAACCACTGGTGGAGGTGGAGAAGCAGGGCCCATCGCAGATCGACTTGCAAAACTTCAGGACAGCGCTGGAACATTGGCTAACACCACTGAAAATATGATGAATGCTCTAGAAG GAAAAGCAGATTCCCTCCAAAAGCTGCAGAATGAGATCTTGGAGAAATCAGAAAAGCTTAAAGGACTAGACACTAAACTAAAGGACCTCCTGGCAAAAATTCAAGACAAAGCCAAAATTCTTAATAGCTGCCAGGCATAG